One Halarcobacter ebronensis genomic window carries:
- a CDS encoding glutaredoxin family protein has protein sequence MKQVALFTLPKCKWCDEAKAYFKAKKIRYNLVDLSTNKKALNDCKKHGCSGAPVVLIENQWICGFDKEKINKALGIR, from the coding sequence ATGAAGCAAGTTGCACTATTTACTCTTCCAAAATGTAAATGGTGCGACGAGGCTAAAGCATACTTTAAAGCAAAAAAGATTCGATACAATTTAGTTGATCTTTCCACAAATAAAAAAGCTTTAAATGACTGCAAAAAACATGGTTGCAGTGGTGCCCCTGTAGTTTTAATAGAGAATCAGTGGATTTGTGGTTTTGACAAAGAAAAAATAAATAAAGCATTAGGAATTAGATAA
- the purE gene encoding 5-(carboxyamino)imidazole ribonucleotide mutase, producing the protein MNFVSIIMGSKSDYEIMKNCAETLEKFDVKYEMIVSSAHRSPERTKNYVKEAEEKGAVAFIAAAGMAAHLAGALAATTTKPVIGVPMKGGAMDGMDAMLSTVQMPSGMPVATVALGKAGAVNAAYLAMQILAITDKELAVKLKEDRLVKSKAVETDSATIEVRL; encoded by the coding sequence ATGAATTTTGTATCAATTATTATGGGAAGTAAATCAGACTATGAAATTATGAAAAATTGTGCTGAAACATTAGAAAAATTTGATGTAAAGTACGAAATGATTGTCTCTTCAGCTCATAGAAGTCCAGAAAGAACTAAAAATTATGTAAAAGAGGCCGAAGAGAAAGGTGCAGTTGCATTTATTGCTGCTGCTGGAATGGCTGCTCACCTTGCTGGTGCACTTGCTGCAACTACAACAAAACCAGTAATTGGAGTTCCAATGAAAGGTGGGGCAATGGATGGTATGGATGCTATGCTTTCAACTGTTCAAATGCCTTCAGGTATGCCTGTAGCAACTGTTGCTTTAGGTAAAGCTGGTGCAGTTAATGCTGCATATCTTGCAATGCAAATTTTAGCTATAACTGATAAAGAGTTAGCAGTAAAATTAAAAGAAGATAGATTAGTTAAATCAAAAGCTGTTGAGACTGACTCAGCAACAATTGAAGTAAGACTATAA